In a genomic window of Canis lupus dingo isolate Sandy chromosome 35, ASM325472v2, whole genome shotgun sequence:
- the LOC112674488 gene encoding tripartite motif-containing protein 26, which produces MATSAPLRSLEEEVTCSICLDYLRDPVTIDCGHVFCRGCTTDVRPVSGGRPVCPLCKKPFKKENIRPVWQLASLVENIERLKVDKTRQPGDVAREPPDARLCERHHEKLHYYCEDDGKLLCVMCRESREHRPHMAVLVDKAAQPHREKILNHLSTLRRDRDKIQGFQAKGDSDILTALKKLQDQRQYVVAEFEQGHQFLQERERHLLEQLAKLEQELTEGREKFKSRGVGELARLALVISELEGKAQQPAAELLQDTRDFLNRYPRKKFWIGKPIARVLKKKTSEFSDKLLSLQRGLREFQGKLLRDLEYKTVSVTLDPQSASGYLQLSEDWKCVTYSSLYQSAYLYPQQFDCEPGVLGSKGFTWGKVYWEVEVDREGWSEEEEEGDEEEEGEEEEEEEEEAGYGDGYDDWETDEDEESLGDEEEEEEEEEEEEVLESCMVGVARDSVKRKGDVSLRPEDGVWALRLSSAGIWANTEPEAELFPALRPRRVGIALDYEGGTVTFTNAESQELIYTFTATFTRRLVPFLWLKWPGTRLLLRP; this is translated from the exons ATGGCCACTTCAGCCCCGCTGCGCAGCCTAGAGGAGGAGGTGACATGCTCCATCTGCCTGGATTACCTGCGGGACCCAGTGACCATCGACTGTGGCCACGTATTCTGCCGTGGCTGCACCACAGATGTCCGGCCCGTGTCGGGGGGCCGCCCCGTCTGCCCACTCTGCAAGAAGCCGTTCAAGAAGGAGAACATCCGGCCAGTGTGGCAGCTGGCCAGCCTAGTGGAGAACATTGAGCGCCTCAAGGTAGACAAGACCCGGCAACCAGGAGACGTGGCCCGAGAGCCACCGGACGCCAGGCTATGCGAGCGCCACCACGAGAAGCTGCACTACTACTGCGAGGATGATGGGAAGCTCCTGTGCGTCATGTGCCGGGAGTCTCGGGAGCACCGGCCCCACATGGCCGTCCTCGTGGACAAGGCCGCCCAGCCCCACCGG GAAAAAATCCTGAACCACCTGAGCACcctgaggagagacagagacaaaattCAGGGCTTTCAGGCCAAGGGAGATTCGGATATCCTGACTGCACTG AAGAAGCTCCAGGACCAGCGGCAGTACGTGGTGGCTGAGTTCGAGCAAGGCCACCAGTTCCTGCAGGAGCGGGAGCGGCATCTGCTGGAGCAGCTGGCCAAGCTGGAACAGGAGCTCACAGAAGGGCGGGAAAAGTTCAAGAGCCGGGGCGTCGGGGAGCTGGCCCGGCTGGCGCTGGTCATCTCTGAGCTGGAGGGCAAGGCACAGCAGCCAGCTGCAGAGCTCCTGCAG GACACCAGGGACTTCCTGAACAG GTATCCTCGGAAGAAGTTCTGGATTGGGAAACCCATTGCTCGGGTGCTTAAAAAGAAGACCAGCGAGTTCTCTGATAAGCTTCTGTCCCTGCAGCGAGGCCTAAGGGAGTTCCAAG GGAAGCTGCTGAGAGACTTGGAATACAAGACGG TGAGTGTGACCCTGGACCCGCAGTCAGCCAGCGGGTATCTGCAGCTGTCCGAGGACTGGAAGTGTGTGACCTACAGCAGCCTGTACCAGAGTGCCTATCTGTACCCCCAGCAATTTGACTGCGAGCCAGGTGTGCTGGGCAGTAAGGGCTTCACCTGGGGCAAGGTGTactgggaggtggaggtggacaGGGAGGGCTGGtcggaggaggaagaggagggcgatgaggaggaagagggagaggaggaggaggaggaggaggaggaagccggGTACGGGGATGGCTATGACGACTGGGAGACAGACGAGGATGAGGAATCGctgggggatgaggaggaggaggaggaagaggaggaggaggaggaggttctTGAGAGCTGCATGGTGGGGGTGGCCAGAGACTCTGTGAAGAGGAAGGGGGATGTCTCCCTGCGGCCGGAAGATGGGGTGTGGGCGCTGCGCCTGTCCTCCGCGGGCATCTGGGCCAACACGGAACCCGAGGCTGAACTCTTCCCCGCACTACGGCCCCGGCGGGTGGGCATCGCCCTGGATTACGAAGGGGGCACTGTGACGTTCACCAATGCGGAGTCACAAGAACTTATCTACACCTTCACGGCAACCTTCACTCGGCGTCTGGTTCCTTTCCTGTGGCTCAAGTGGCCAGGGACACGCCTCCTACTGCgaccctga